A genomic region of Sarcophilus harrisii chromosome 6, mSarHar1.11, whole genome shotgun sequence contains the following coding sequences:
- the LOC100914859 gene encoding olfactory receptor 10AG1-like: MERSNFTFVVEFILLGFSDLPNLRGFLFGILLVTYMSILIGNGLLIVIIKMNPTLQTPMYFFLGNFSFLEICYTSVTLPRMLRDIWTQKGNIPFLSCAIQACSLYILGVAECLLLAVMAYDRYVAICKPLYYPLIMNHKVCIQLVIASWITGMPAQIGLICQIFSLNFCGSNKLNHIFCDASPLLEVACGDTYQKELSVHMSAFFFVTIPFLLILISYVKIIATVLKLPSTSGKSKVFSTCSSHLMVVCLFYGSGCIVYLRPKSSHSAKSDKFYSLFYTIVTPALNPVIYSMRNKDVIAALKNILPK, from the coding sequence atggaaagaagcaaTTTTACATTTGTGGTGGAATTCATTCTCCTGGGATTTTCTGACCTTCCCAACCTCCGAGGTTTTCTATTTGGAATTTTATTAGTGACCTATATGAGTATACTTATAGGAAATGGACTTCTCATTGTCATAATTAAGATGAATCCTACTCTTCAAACCCCCATGTACTTTTTCCttggaaatttttccttcttggaaATATGTTACACATCAGTCACTCTCCCTAGAATGCTAAGAGATATTTGGACTCAGAAGGGAAACATCCCATTCCTGTCCTGTGCTATACAAGCTTGTTCCCTTTATATTCTAGGAGTAGCAGAGTGCTTACTCCTGGCTGTGATGGCTTATGACAGATATGTAGCCATCTGTAAGCCTCTTTACTATCCTCTCATCATGAATCACAAGGTATGTATCCAATTGGTGATTGCCTCCTGGATCACTGGGATGCCAGCCCAGATAGGACTAATATGCCAGATTTTCTCTCTGAACTTTTGTGGTTCTAACAAACTTAATCATATTTTCTGTGATGCTTCACCACTACTAGAAGTTGCATGTGGGGACACATATCAGAAAGAACTTTCTGTCCATATGAGTGCTTTCTTTTTTGTCACGATTCCCTTTCTGTTGATACTCATATCTTATGTCAAAATCATTGCCACCGTCCTGAAGCTGCCATCAACCTCAGGGAAATCCAAAGTCTTCTCTACTTGCTCTTCTCACCTCATGGTTGTATGTTTATTCTATGGGTCTGGATGTATTGTGTATTTGCGTCCCAAATCCAGTCATTCGGCCAAATCTGACAAATTCTATTCCCTTTTCTATACTATTGTGACACCAGCATTAAACCCCGTGATATATAGCATGAGGAATAAGGATGTAATTGCTGCATTGAAAAACATCCTTCCAAAATGA